Below is a window of Jonesiaceae bacterium BS-20 DNA.
GACCAAGGGCAGTTTGAGGTAAGAAACAGCGTTCAAGGAAATGGATACGTTCTTCAGCGGATAGTGCTGGCTTTCCAAGGATACGTGTTGGATCAAGCGTAAAATCTCCAGATACCCTTCCCTTATCGGGGGATTCAATGGTCAATTTTACCTGTCCATGAGAATTACCCTCATGGAGTAGAACTTGAGGCAGATTGCCACCTTGTTCTTTTAGATAAGCAACATCCCCCGTACTCGCGAGTTCAAGGGCACTTAACAAGCTGGTCTTCCCTGCTCCATTTGGGCCATGGATTAGAACTACTTGAGAGTCCAGCGGAATATGCCAGGTGCCTTTAATGCTACGGAAATTTGTAACGGTGAGAGATTTAAGTTTCATAGTCTTAGGCTCCAGAACTCTAATTGGTTAGCGCAGAGTCAATCCAGTCTTTGTACTCTAGTTCAACCTTGCTTGAACCTTTGCGTGAGGAATCCAGAAATAAACGAAGAATCTCTGGTGCGCCACCCAAATACTGCTTTTTGATCTGATCAATTCCATTTGAGAATTCGGTGGAACTTGCGGGAATCTCCAATGGTAGTAAGGGAGAAACTAGTTTTCGTGCTTGGGAGAGTTCGTCTACGGACAGAACTCTAGTGATGTTTTGGAATTTCTGAATGACTGACTGTTTTGGTGATTCTCCGCAAAATACTACAGAGATCGTCCGCCTGGATTGAACGCTGTCAAGAGCGCGAACCAATCGTTGAATTAACCAAAATTGCTTGAGGGAATCCTCAGAAGACCTAGGGCTTTCTAATAGCACAACTAGATCTACTCTATTCTTAGGACCGACGTAGACATGCTCGATATCAAGAGGAATTTCACCGATTACAAGCGGCCTGCCAACGAGATAGAACTTGGAACTCAATAGGATTTCCGAGACTCGAGAAAGTAATTGTGAATCTGTGTTACTCATAGTCCTATTCCAATCTGAAGTCTCGAAGCGATCTCTTCTACGTCTGAAGCAGAATCAGTCAGCATGTCCCAACTGACCTCAGCCCGCGTACGTGGTCCTCGTCCACTCCCAAGTCGGCTTGCCGGACCTCTGGTCTGGGCCTTGGGCTGTTCGTCGAGATAGAGCAAGGCCATTCGATCATTTTCTTGTTCCCATACAGGAGAAGCAAGTACCTTGTCGGCTTCCCTCGTACCTTTCACAATTGAAATCATCACTGGCTTGGCGCCGGATTGCTCCAATTGGAGAGTGCCGGGCCTCGCTGAATTGTTGAGTCTAATTTTCCAAAGATGCACGGTCTCTCCCCAACCTAGAAGGCCCAGAGATGTGGCGAAGAGATCAGTGCTAAGTGCCTCGACTTGGGCGTTCAATCTGATTGAATCTCGTGGTCCGGGGTACAAAGCATGATACGTATCTTTAGGGCTCAGCCCTTGGAATTCGCGAAGTAGGTTTGAGTAGGGACCTACGAGAATCTGAACTAGTTTATTCGGATCGTTTGCAATGGCGGCTACCAAGAGATCTGCGAGTTGTTTGAGGCCGTGTTTTATCGCTGCCTTGCTGGAATTAGGCAGGGCGCTAAAGATATCAGCAAGGGCGTAGTACTTTCGTAACAACACTTCTATGATGAGCGCTGAAAGCAGCTTTGCTGGATAGGCCCCCGTAACGGATCGCTGTTCGATGGAAAATTCTTGATCTGCGTATTCAACGTATGCATTCGTAAGTACGTCCCTTTGGGAATCTTTCAAGGACTCTTCCGCGAAGATAAACGCAGGAGATTGTGATTCCCATCTCCAAGGTGAGTGTTCGAGTGCTCTAGATAGGGTCGCCAGTAGATTACTATCTTGTACAGAAAGACCTAGAAAAAGAGATTTTTT
It encodes the following:
- a CDS encoding SIR2 family protein, encoding MVRTTLKRVRSEFQSLADDLADGRQLVWLGSGISRDQVPDVVKLIEKVLEFLQERAMKGPDEAEHRQCLIDLLDQYLPGESAIFLDDPKAWKPSKTETLRNSYSDILGRRVRGKSQDYIAFEGAQIHRTYADPSILPGVDHKLVAILIAEEVVKEIASGNWDPLIERAVDEITGSRDLVSVYVNIEDTRVRRADSTRIIKFHGCAELAVEDPDTYRSKMIYANAQIGSFGLLGSAHIQDTLMTQAREKKSLFLGLSVQDSNLLATLSRALEHSPWRWESQSPAFIFAEESLKDSQRDVLTNAYVEYADQEFSIEQRSVTGAYPAKLLSALIIEVLLRKYYALADIFSALPNSSKAAIKHGLKQLADLLVAAIANDPNKLVQILVGPYSNLLREFQGLSPKDTYHALYPGPRDSIRLNAQVEALSTDLFATSLGLLGWGETVHLWKIRLNNSARPGTLQLEQSGAKPVMISIVKGTREADKVLASPVWEQENDRMALLYLDEQPKAQTRGPASRLGSGRGPRTRAEVSWDMLTDSASDVEEIASRLQIGIGL